The window CCATGGGGGCCGCAATATGTGGATACCAACGTGCAGGTGCCGTTCTATGCCTATCACGTGGAAATTGACGAGGCAGCCACCGGTAAGCGCGTTTATCAGGTGACGGCGCAAACGCAGGGTGGGGATGGATCGCTGACGGCGGTGATGCCGTACCTCGTACGCAGCGCATTTGCCAATTTCCCGGCGCCGA is drawn from Pirellulales bacterium and contains these coding sequences:
- a CDS encoding DUF4136 domain-containing protein, whose protein sequence is MAAHGFSSVPRASARYLVRLDYSTATRLVQVREPVYPDPYWGPGPWGPWRSPWGPWGPWGPQYVDTNVQVPFYAYHVEIDEAATGKRVYQVTAQTQGGDGSLTAVMPYLVRSAFANFPAP